A window of Mucilaginibacter sp. PAMC 26640 contains these coding sequences:
- a CDS encoding 2-oxoglutarate dehydrogenase subunit E1 — translation MDRLNYIDSGNAAYIDSLYEAYKQDPESVDFGWQKFFEGFDFGRDTQPAKGAATATAQATPDNLLKEINVMNMINGYRTRGHLFTKTNPVRERRKYFPGKELETFGLSDADMDTVFNAGVEVGLGPAKLRDIRQLLEDTYCQTIGAEYRYLRNPIKLKWFEDRMETRRNTPKFGIEDKKMMLSKLNEAVVFENFLGTKFLGQKRFSLEGAEALIPALDSVIKQGSDLGIEEFIIGMAHRGRLNVLTNIMEKTYKEVFSEFEGKNYDSESPFGGDVKYHLGFSTDITTKKGKNVHLSLCPNPSHLEAVDPVVEGITRSKIDFKYNGDHSKIAPILIHGDASVAGQGIVYEVLQMEKLDGYRTGGTIHLVINNQIGFTTNYKDARSSTYCTDVAKTVLSPVFHVNGDDVEALAYVVNLAMEYRQVFNEDVFIDILCYRRYGHNEADEPKFTQPVLYKAIEAHPNPLQIYSKKLIAEGSVDDAFVKGLEKDFRAELQQMLDESKAEDRFTDTIAMFEGAWSGLHLANHKELISAIDTAVSKEDIVEIGNKLTVLPKDKQFFKKIEKLFEDRNAMVNKTGVFDWAMGELLAYGTLLKEGTPVRLSGEDVKRGTFSHRHAVLTLAESEDEYTPLGTINEEARLSIFNSLLSEYGVLGFEYGYAMANPNALTIWEAQFGDFFNGAQIIIDQYIASAETKWQRGNGLVMLLPHGYEGQGPEHSSARVERFLELCADDNIQVANCTTPANFFHILRRQMRRDFRKPLIIFTPKSLLRSPKCVSPLEEFTNGKFLELIDDNYAEPKKVKRVLLCTGKIYYDLQEKQQVDKRKDVAIVRVEQLYPTPIQQIIKIKAKYEKATEFIWVQEEPENMGAWPYICRKFHNDKHFNLQVISRLEGASTATGFAKQHAAQQAHIVAKAFDTPAGKTVKESIKKTTEKMANAGAD, via the coding sequence ATGGATCGCCTAAATTACATTGATAGCGGCAACGCTGCCTACATTGACTCCCTATACGAAGCATATAAACAAGACCCGGAATCGGTAGATTTTGGTTGGCAAAAGTTTTTTGAAGGCTTTGATTTTGGTAGAGACACGCAGCCTGCAAAGGGTGCGGCAACTGCAACTGCCCAAGCTACGCCTGATAACCTGCTGAAGGAGATCAACGTAATGAATATGATAAATGGGTACCGCACGCGCGGCCACTTATTTACCAAAACTAACCCTGTGCGCGAACGCCGCAAATACTTTCCGGGCAAGGAACTGGAAACATTTGGTTTAAGCGATGCAGATATGGATACGGTGTTTAACGCCGGCGTTGAAGTTGGTTTAGGCCCCGCTAAATTGCGTGATATTCGCCAGTTGCTGGAAGATACGTATTGCCAAACTATTGGTGCCGAGTATCGCTATCTGCGTAATCCTATCAAACTGAAATGGTTTGAGGACAGGATGGAAACGAGGCGCAATACACCAAAGTTTGGTATTGAGGATAAAAAGATGATGCTTTCGAAATTAAACGAAGCCGTTGTTTTTGAAAACTTCCTTGGTACAAAATTTCTTGGTCAAAAACGTTTTTCACTGGAGGGTGCTGAGGCACTTATTCCCGCGCTGGATTCCGTAATCAAACAGGGTTCAGATCTGGGTATCGAAGAATTTATCATCGGTATGGCTCACCGTGGCCGTTTAAATGTGCTTACCAACATCATGGAGAAAACCTATAAAGAGGTGTTCTCTGAGTTCGAAGGTAAAAACTATGACAGCGAGTCTCCATTTGGCGGCGACGTAAAATATCACTTAGGGTTCTCAACCGATATTACGACTAAAAAGGGTAAAAACGTTCACCTGAGCCTTTGCCCTAATCCATCGCACTTAGAGGCGGTAGATCCGGTTGTAGAAGGTATCACCCGGTCTAAAATAGATTTTAAATACAACGGCGACCATTCTAAAATTGCACCGATACTGATCCATGGCGATGCCTCTGTAGCAGGCCAGGGCATTGTGTACGAGGTACTGCAGATGGAGAAACTTGATGGTTACCGTACAGGTGGTACCATTCACCTGGTTATTAATAATCAAATTGGTTTTACCACCAACTATAAGGATGCCCGTTCGAGTACTTATTGTACAGATGTGGCAAAAACTGTGCTTTCGCCTGTTTTCCACGTAAATGGTGATGATGTTGAAGCATTGGCTTATGTAGTTAACCTTGCAATGGAATACCGCCAGGTATTTAACGAGGATGTATTTATCGATATCCTTTGTTACCGCCGCTACGGCCACAACGAGGCGGATGAGCCAAAATTCACGCAGCCGGTATTGTACAAAGCGATAGAGGCTCACCCGAACCCACTACAGATCTACAGTAAAAAATTAATTGCCGAGGGTTCTGTTGATGATGCTTTTGTAAAAGGCCTGGAAAAAGATTTTCGTGCGGAGCTACAGCAAATGCTGGACGAGTCGAAAGCGGAAGACAGGTTTACCGATACCATAGCCATGTTTGAGGGCGCCTGGAGCGGCCTGCATTTGGCTAACCATAAAGAACTGATCTCTGCAATAGATACCGCTGTTAGCAAGGAAGATATTGTTGAAATAGGAAACAAACTGACCGTATTGCCGAAGGACAAACAGTTTTTCAAAAAGATTGAGAAGTTATTTGAAGACCGCAATGCGATGGTTAACAAAACCGGCGTTTTTGATTGGGCAATGGGCGAACTGCTGGCTTACGGTACCTTGTTAAAAGAAGGCACACCGGTAAGGTTGAGCGGAGAAGATGTTAAGCGCGGTACTTTTTCACACCGCCATGCTGTGTTAACTCTGGCGGAATCGGAGGATGAATATACGCCATTAGGAACCATTAACGAAGAAGCAAGATTAAGCATATTCAATTCTTTACTTTCTGAATACGGGGTATTGGGTTTTGAGTATGGCTACGCTATGGCTAACCCCAATGCATTAACCATATGGGAAGCACAGTTTGGTGATTTCTTCAACGGTGCACAGATCATTATTGACCAGTATATTGCCAGTGCCGAAACAAAATGGCAGCGTGGTAATGGCTTGGTGATGCTGTTGCCACACGGTTATGAAGGCCAGGGCCCTGAGCATTCATCAGCCCGCGTAGAGCGCTTTTTAGAGCTTTGTGCTGATGATAATATCCAGGTGGCTAATTGCACAACGCCTGCCAACTTCTTTCATATATTAAGAAGGCAAATGCGCCGCGATTTTCGCAAGCCGCTCATCATCTTCACACCGAAAAGTCTATTGCGCAGCCCTAAGTGCGTTTCGCCATTGGAAGAATTTACAAATGGTAAATTCCTTGAGCTGATAGATGACAATTACGCTGAGCCTAAAAAGGTGAAACGCGTGTTGTTATGTACCGGTAAGATTTATTATGATCTGCAGGAAAAGCAACAGGTAGATAAACGGAAGGATGTAGCGATAGTAAGAGTTGAACAATTGTACCCAACTCCTATTCAGCAGATCATAAAAATTAAGGCCAAATACGAAAAAGCAACTGAGTTTATCTGGGTGCAGGAAGAACCGGAGAACATGGGTGCTTGGCCATACATTTGCCGCAAGTTCCATAACGATAAACACTTTAACCTGCAGGTGATCTCCCGTTTGGAAGGTGCCAGCACGGCAACCGGTTTTGCGAAACAGCATGCGGCCCAACAGGCTCACATTGTTGCTAAAGCATTTGATACCCCAGCAGGTAAAACGGTTAAAGAAAGTATTAAGAAAACGACAGAAAAAATGGCTAACGCCGGAGCGGATTGA
- a CDS encoding deoxyribodipyrimidine photolyase has translation MSEKTILVWFRNDLRIHDNEILSEAVRKADRVLPVYVFDPYYFKTSDSGVLKTGSFRARFLLESVADLRKNLKSFGADLIVRMGDPAEVLTQLAEEYQISEVYHHREVAPEETDASERVEAALWKMKLNLKHFIGHTMYHKEDLPFPIKDIPDSFVAFKKKVERDSSVRQCVVSPDHILTPQISDAGAMPALTDLGVPDPVDDPRCTNHFTGGENAALVQLEKYLTGQQTTVHKSARTTGPCSSGLSPWLALGCISPRQVYWEVVKNRQAMQNADALMLELLWRDYFRFMFKKHGQKYFRAEGFSSTAPEAATNQDELFEQWRAGATGVPFIDAAMHELNATGYISNYSRQAVATYLTKDLQVDWTRGALYFEEKLIDYSPASNWGNWAFVAGVGNDTKSNRYFNAAKPANQLDSKSDFISTWLPVSV, from the coding sequence ATGAGTGAAAAAACAATACTGGTTTGGTTTAGAAATGACTTGCGAATTCATGATAATGAGATATTATCAGAAGCTGTACGCAAGGCTGATAGAGTTTTACCGGTATATGTTTTTGATCCGTATTACTTTAAAACCAGCGATTCCGGTGTGTTAAAAACCGGGAGTTTCCGGGCCAGATTTCTGCTTGAATCAGTGGCAGATCTCCGTAAAAATTTAAAAAGTTTTGGGGCTGATCTCATTGTTCGCATGGGAGATCCTGCCGAAGTGTTAACGCAACTGGCCGAAGAATACCAGATCAGCGAGGTTTATCACCACCGGGAAGTAGCACCAGAAGAAACGGATGCCTCCGAGCGGGTGGAAGCTGCCTTGTGGAAAATGAAGCTGAATCTAAAGCACTTCATTGGCCATACCATGTACCATAAAGAAGATCTGCCTTTCCCTATAAAAGATATCCCGGATAGCTTCGTGGCTTTTAAAAAGAAAGTAGAACGCGATAGCAGCGTGCGGCAGTGTGTTGTTTCGCCTGATCATATCTTAACGCCCCAAATTAGTGATGCCGGAGCCATGCCTGCCCTTACAGATCTGGGCGTGCCGGATCCGGTAGACGATCCGCGTTGCACCAACCATTTCACGGGTGGCGAAAACGCTGCATTGGTGCAGTTGGAAAAGTATCTTACCGGGCAGCAAACCACGGTTCACAAGAGTGCACGTACTACGGGGCCATGCTCATCCGGCCTATCGCCCTGGTTGGCATTGGGTTGCATTTCGCCAAGGCAGGTATATTGGGAGGTGGTGAAAAACCGCCAGGCCATGCAAAATGCCGATGCGTTGATGCTTGAATTGTTATGGCGTGATTATTTCCGTTTTATGTTTAAGAAACACGGGCAGAAATATTTTCGGGCCGAAGGTTTTAGCAGCACCGCACCGGAAGCAGCTACCAACCAGGATGAGCTTTTTGAACAATGGAGAGCCGGTGCAACAGGTGTGCCTTTTATAGATGCCGCTATGCACGAGTTAAATGCAACGGGCTATATCAGCAATTATAGCAGGCAGGCAGTGGCTACTTATCTTACGAAAGATCTGCAAGTTGACTGGACGAGAGGGGCTTTATATTTTGAAGAAAAACTGATAGACTATTCGCCTGCCAGTAACTGGGGTAACTGGGCCTTTGTTGCAGGGGTAGGTAACGATACCAAAAGCAATCGCTATTTTAATGCCGCCAAACCGGCTAACCAGCTAGATAGTAAAAGCGATTTTATCTCAACCTGGCTGCCTGTTTCCGTTTAA
- a CDS encoding oxidoreductase gives MSLKNKNILIVGGSSGIGLSLIKHLAIQEANIFNISRNPSAEWPEGINHIQADILGDLSAVVDQLPDQLHGLVYSAGSINLKPFQRLTNDDFLNDYKINVLGATEIIRMALKGLKNAGGASIVLYSSVAAKAGMPFHASIAAAKGAIEGLTVSLAAELSTSQIRVNAIAPSLTDTPLAQSLLSTEEKRSSSAKRHPLGKIGKPDDIAFATQFLLSEHSGWITGQIIGIDGGLGALRPL, from the coding sequence ATGAGCTTAAAAAACAAAAACATTCTAATAGTAGGCGGTAGTTCTGGAATAGGCCTGTCGCTAATCAAGCATCTTGCCATACAAGAAGCCAACATTTTCAATATATCACGTAATCCGTCAGCCGAATGGCCGGAAGGAATAAATCATATTCAGGCAGATATCCTTGGAGATCTCAGTGCTGTGGTGGACCAATTGCCTGATCAATTGCACGGCTTGGTTTACTCGGCTGGCAGTATCAACCTAAAGCCGTTTCAGCGGTTAACCAACGACGATTTTTTAAACGACTATAAAATAAACGTACTGGGGGCAACAGAGATCATTCGTATGGCCCTAAAAGGACTCAAAAATGCAGGTGGCGCCAGTATAGTGCTATATAGTTCTGTGGCTGCAAAAGCGGGTATGCCTTTTCATGCCAGTATTGCCGCAGCTAAAGGAGCTATTGAAGGTTTAACGGTATCATTAGCAGCGGAACTTTCTACCAGCCAGATCAGGGTAAATGCAATTGCGCCTTCGCTTACGGATACACCGCTTGCACAAAGCCTCCTGAGTACTGAAGAAAAGCGTTCATCATCTGCAAAAAGACACCCACTAGGGAAAATCGGCAAGCCGGATGATATAGCCTTTGCAACTCAATTTTTATTAAGCGAACATAGCGGCTGGATCACCGGGCAAATTATCGGGATTGACGGCGGACTCGGCGCATTAAGGCCTTTGTAA
- a CDS encoding ABC transporter — protein sequence MSDNASNEQNSIPTTKVERSAKFVKTGFKIGGNYIKHYSKKLFNPELDRSELNEDNAADIYQSLSELKGSALKVAQMLSMDKNLLPQAYVDKFTQSQYNAPPLSGPLIVQTFNKYFGKNPDQIYDKFNIRSTNAASIGQVHEAELNGKKLAVKIQYPGVGDSISSDLKLIKPFAFRMLGMSEKELNIYMMEVEERLLEETDYELEVRRSIEFSEACSNLDNVVFPKYYPELSTKRIITMDWLEGKHLREFLATDPSQELRDQIGQALWDFYNFQQHELRAVHADPHPGNFMITPEGKLGAIDFGCIKVMPEDFYYPFFALTSTNLFDSKDETIKAFRKLEMILPNDTPAQIEFYYKIFSQMIGLFAKPYITDHFDFGEKSFFDELFSFGEKVAKMPEFKQARGVKHFIYVNRTNFGLYNILHELKAKVKTDTFKPHIEMV from the coding sequence ATGAGCGATAACGCATCGAACGAACAAAACAGCATACCTACTACTAAAGTTGAACGCAGTGCAAAGTTTGTAAAAACCGGTTTTAAAATTGGTGGCAACTACATAAAACATTACTCCAAGAAACTTTTCAATCCGGAGTTAGATCGTTCGGAATTGAATGAGGATAATGCCGCCGACATATATCAATCCTTAAGCGAATTAAAAGGTAGTGCATTAAAAGTAGCTCAGATGCTAAGCATGGATAAAAATCTGCTGCCACAAGCCTATGTAGACAAATTCACCCAATCTCAGTACAATGCGCCACCGCTTTCGGGCCCGCTGATTGTTCAGACCTTTAATAAGTATTTCGGCAAAAATCCCGACCAGATCTACGATAAATTCAATATCCGCTCAACTAATGCCGCGTCTATCGGGCAAGTACATGAGGCCGAACTGAACGGTAAAAAACTGGCTGTTAAAATCCAGTACCCGGGAGTAGGTGATTCTATTTCATCAGACCTAAAACTCATCAAGCCTTTTGCATTCAGAATGCTCGGCATGAGCGAAAAGGAATTGAATATTTATATGATGGAAGTAGAGGAGCGCCTGCTGGAGGAAACTGATTATGAACTGGAAGTACGCCGCTCCATTGAGTTTTCTGAAGCATGCTCTAATCTGGATAATGTGGTGTTTCCTAAATATTACCCGGAATTATCCACCAAACGCATTATTACTATGGACTGGCTGGAGGGTAAACACCTGCGGGAGTTTTTAGCAACCGATCCGTCGCAGGAATTGCGCGACCAGATTGGCCAGGCCCTGTGGGACTTTTACAACTTTCAGCAGCATGAACTCCGAGCGGTTCACGCCGACCCTCATCCGGGTAATTTCATGATCACACCGGAAGGTAAGCTGGGTGCGATAGATTTCGGCTGTATTAAAGTGATGCCCGAAGACTTTTATTATCCATTTTTCGCGCTTACTTCTACTAACCTATTTGATAGCAAAGATGAAACTATAAAGGCGTTCCGTAAGCTGGAAATGATACTGCCGAATGACACTCCGGCTCAAATAGAGTTTTATTACAAAATATTCAGCCAAATGATCGGTCTGTTTGCGAAGCCTTATATAACAGATCACTTTGATTTTGGGGAGAAATCCTTTTTTGATGAACTCTTTAGTTTTGGTGAAAAAGTAGCTAAAATGCCCGAGTTTAAGCAAGCCCGGGGCGTGAAACACTTTATATATGTAAACAGGACAAACTTCGGCCTGTATAACATTTTGCACGAATTAAAAGCGAAAGTGAAAACCGACACTTTTAAACCACATATTGAAATGGTTTAA